Proteins encoded within one genomic window of Pygocentrus nattereri isolate fPygNat1 chromosome 11, fPygNat1.pri, whole genome shotgun sequence:
- the il21 gene encoding interleukin-21 yields MRTLFSFVLCALLAMTCWAETTPAITNKDMLQAAIRQVTQLKITKQTDSLFYSPTTGIEDCCSWSALECFNSQLLNIPTSNKDLQAKLHKNLRKKVIVSSVDRCTVEQKSKVKCQSCNSYPMIDSHEFMKNLLSLLQKSFMQLP; encoded by the exons ATGAGGACGCTCTTCTCTTTTGTTCTGTGTGCTCTCCTGGCAATGACATGCTGGGCTGAAACAACACCTGCCATAACAAACAAAGACATGCTACAGGCTGCTATTAGACAAGTTACACAGCTTAAAATAACAAAG CAGACTGACTCACTTTTCTACTCACCAACCACTGGCATCGAG gaCTGTTGCTCTTGGTCTGCCCTTGAATGTTTCAACTCCCAACTGCTCAACATCCCCACCAGTAATAAAGACCTGCAGGCCAAACTGCACAAAAATCTTCGCAAGAAAGTCATT GTGTCTAGTGTGGACAGGTGCACTGTGGAACAGAAATCG AAAGTCAAATGCCAGTCCTGTAACTCCTACCCAATGATCGACAGCCATGAATTTATGAAGAATTTACTGAGCCTCTTGCAGAAG TCCTTCATGCAGCTTCCATAA